GCGAACGCCTCGAGTGGTGGGGCGAGTACTTAGATCTCGAGGTCGACGTTCGCCACGGCGATACGACCCAGTACCAGCGCAGCAAGCAGGCGGAGGATCCGCCGGACGTGCTCGTAACGACGCCCGAAACGCTGCAGGCGATGCTGACTGGCGAGCGCCTGCGCGAGGCGCTGCAGGATATCTCGCACGTCGTCATCGACGAAGTCCACGAACTCGCGGCCTCGAAACGCGGCGCACAGTTGGCAATCGGCCTTGAGCGACTGCACGATCTGGCTGGCGAGTTTCAGCGGATTGGACTCTCGGCGACGGTCGGCGACCCCGGTGAGGTCGGGCAGTTCCTCTCGGGCGGCCGGCCCTGTGAAGTGCGCGAAATCGACGTCGGGAGTAACGTCGACGTGACGGTTCACAAACCCGAGGTCACCGACGAGGACGAGACACTCGCCGGCAAACTGATGACCGAACCCGACACCGCGAGTCACGTCCGCGTGATTCGTGATCTCGTCGCCGAGCACGAATCGACGCTGATCTTCGTCAACACCCGCCAGACAGCCGAAGCGCTCGGCTCGAGATTTATCGAACTCGAGTTGCCGATTGGCGTCCATCACGGCTCGCTCTCGAAGGAGGCGCGAATCGACGTGGAGGACCGGTTCAAGGCGGGCGCGCTAGACGGATTGCTCTGTACGTCCTCGATGGAACTCGGCATCGACGTCGGTCGGGTCGACCACGTCGTCCAGTACAAGAGTCCACGCCAGGTCACACGCTTGCTCCAGCGGATCGGTCGCGCGGGACACAGCCGAAACGAGGTCTCGAGCGGGACGATCATTACGACCAGACCGGACGACACCTTCGAGGCGCTGGCGATTGCTCGACGCGCTCGCGCGGGCGAGGTTGAACCCGCAGCGATCCACGAAGGCAGTCTGGACGTAGTTGCAAACCAGATTCCCGGCATCGTCAAGAGCCGCGGCTCGAGGCACATGCAAGACGCCTACGCCACGATTACGCGCGCGTATCCGTTCCGAGACCTTCCCGAGGAGACGTTTCGTGAGGTCGTCTCCGAACTGAGTCGCAACCGGATTCTGTGGCACGACGAGGGCGAGGACCGCCTCGAGACCTCCGGCGGGACCTGGCAATACGTCTACGCGAATCTCTCGATGATCCCCGATGAGGAGACCTACGAGGTCCACGACATCGCCTCAGGCTCCCAGATCGGGACCTTAGACGAGCGGTTCGTGGTCAACTTCGCCCAGCCGGGCGAGGTGTTCGTCCAACGCGGTGAAATGTGGCGCATCGCGGAGATCGACGACGAGGAAGCCCGCGTGAAGGTGAGTCCCATCGAAGACCCAGCGGGCGAAGTGCCGTCGTGGATCGGACAGGAAATCCCCGTTCCCGCCGCTGTCGCAGGCGAGGTCGGTGAAATACGCGCCGTCGCCGAGCCACAGTTCGACGCAGGCGCGGATGCAGCCAGCGTCGGGCGCGAACTCGCCGGTCGCTACCCCGCCGACGAGTACACCCTCACTGAGGCCTGCGAGCAACTCGAGCACCAGATCGAAGCCGACTCGCCGATGCCGACGGCTGACCGGCTCGTGCTCGAGCGACGGGGGCGCACCGTCGTCATCAACGCTTGCCTCGGCCACATGGCCAACGAGACGCTCGGGCGAACGCTCTCGGCGCTGCTGGGCCAGCGGGCAGGGTCTTCGGTCGGCCTCGAGACCGATCCCTACCGGATCGAACTCGAGGTTCCGAGTTCGATTGCGACCAGTGATGTTCTCGAGGTACTCGAAGAAACCGATCCCGATCACGTCGAGGCAATCGTCGAACTTGGCCTCAAGAACTCGGACGCGCTCGCGTTCCGGCTCGCACAGGTCTCGGCGAAGTTCGGCGCGCTCAAACGCTGGCAGAACTCCGGGTCGGGTCGCATTTCGAACGAACGCCTGCTGGCCGCACTCGAGGAGACCCCGATGTACGCAGAGTCCGTCCGCGAGGTGTTCCACGAGGATCTGGATATCGACCGCGCGAGTGCGGTACTCGAGGGTATCCAGTCGGGAGAGATCGACCTCGTCACGCACCGCGGTCGCACGCCGGTTGGACAGGGTGGCCGGTCCTCGAGCGGGAAGAAACTGCTCGCGCCCGAAAACGCGGATGCGAGCGTGATCCGGACGGTTCGTGAGCGATTGCAGGACGACCGCGTGATCTTGCTGTGTACGCACTGCCAGGAGTGGAACGTGAAAACGAAAGTCAAGCGGGTGCCCGATCAGCCGGAGTGTCCCGACTGTGGATCGACCAGAATCGCCTCGCTGAACCCATGGGCGGAAGAGGTCGTCCAGGCTGTTCAAGCCGAGACGAAAGACGACGAACAGGAGTCGATGACCGAACGCGCCTACCGAGCGGCGAGTCTGGTCCAGAGCCACGGCAAACAGGCCGTGATCGCGATGGCTGCTCGCGGTGTCGGGCCGCACAACGCCGCCCAGATTATCAACAAACTTCGCGAGAACGAAGACGAGTTCTATCGGGATATTCTCTCGAAAGAACGGGAGTATGCCCGCACGCAAGCGTTCTGGGACTAATAGACAGATCTGGAACAACGATGAGCACGATTGTCTCGTTCACCATCCCGGCGTACGGCCCGTCAGATCCAGCGCAATAGGCGTTCTGGCCGGTGTGCCACATCATTTATCGTAACCCGATACTGTTGTCTGTCTATGTCATCGTACACCGTTCTCCTCGTCGAAGACAGTGACTTTCTCACCACACACGTCAGTGACACGTTACAGTCCGAACACGGATTCGACGTAGAAACGGTCGCGACGGCCACAGACGCCCGCGACGCCCTCGAGGAGACGGCCTACGATTGTGTTATCTCGAGTTATGAACTGGTACAGGAAAGTGGCCTCGACCTCGCAGCCTCGATCAACGGCGAGGCAACGCCCGGCATGCCCGACATTCCGTTTATTCTCTTTACCGGAAACCCACTCGAGCCGCTGGTCGAAGACGCACTCGAGGCGGGCGTGACGGCCTTCGTGAGCAAGAGCAATCACGCGACGGGAGAGATGAACGTCTTCGCGAACCGGATTCGACTGGCAATCGAGGCACACAGATAGGGCGTCCCATGGCTCCTCGAGTCGACGTCCGTAACGGCCATACGACTCGGCCGCGTGAATGCAGCTATGGAC
The Natronolimnobius baerhuensis DNA segment above includes these coding regions:
- a CDS encoding DEAD/DEAH box helicase produces the protein MTDGDVAAFTHLGETVRGALSERGFSTPTAPQRVAIPPLAAGKHTLVIAPTGSGKTETAMLPVFDHLLAEDGERSAATRPSSADPADRGPPEGFGVLYITPLRALNRDMRERLEWWGEYLDLEVDVRHGDTTQYQRSKQAEDPPDVLVTTPETLQAMLTGERLREALQDISHVVIDEVHELAASKRGAQLAIGLERLHDLAGEFQRIGLSATVGDPGEVGQFLSGGRPCEVREIDVGSNVDVTVHKPEVTDEDETLAGKLMTEPDTASHVRVIRDLVAEHESTLIFVNTRQTAEALGSRFIELELPIGVHHGSLSKEARIDVEDRFKAGALDGLLCTSSMELGIDVGRVDHVVQYKSPRQVTRLLQRIGRAGHSRNEVSSGTIITTRPDDTFEALAIARRARAGEVEPAAIHEGSLDVVANQIPGIVKSRGSRHMQDAYATITRAYPFRDLPEETFREVVSELSRNRILWHDEGEDRLETSGGTWQYVYANLSMIPDEETYEVHDIASGSQIGTLDERFVVNFAQPGEVFVQRGEMWRIAEIDDEEARVKVSPIEDPAGEVPSWIGQEIPVPAAVAGEVGEIRAVAEPQFDAGADAASVGRELAGRYPADEYTLTEACEQLEHQIEADSPMPTADRLVLERRGRTVVINACLGHMANETLGRTLSALLGQRAGSSVGLETDPYRIELEVPSSIATSDVLEVLEETDPDHVEAIVELGLKNSDALAFRLAQVSAKFGALKRWQNSGSGRISNERLLAALEETPMYAESVREVFHEDLDIDRASAVLEGIQSGEIDLVTHRGRTPVGQGGRSSSGKKLLAPENADASVIRTVRERLQDDRVILLCTHCQEWNVKTKVKRVPDQPECPDCGSTRIASLNPWAEEVVQAVQAETKDDEQESMTERAYRAASLVQSHGKQAVIAMAARGVGPHNAAQIINKLRENEDEFYRDILSKEREYARTQAFWD
- a CDS encoding response regulator yields the protein MSSYTVLLVEDSDFLTTHVSDTLQSEHGFDVETVATATDARDALEETAYDCVISSYELVQESGLDLAASINGEATPGMPDIPFILFTGNPLEPLVEDALEAGVTAFVSKSNHATGEMNVFANRIRLAIEAHR